From Hymenobacter sedentarius, a single genomic window includes:
- a CDS encoding CPBP family intramembrane glutamic endopeptidase — protein MKGFLPRALHPGLQILMLLVLLVAGACVGYAVIFAWAKVGFGLSVPEVSKVMTYPAAFPQGWGLLMMAQGVLLFSACAGGALALASALGYSWAEYFNPRRLGAGWWLVAAALLIVVILPFMSTLIAWNAAVHFPAVLHEFEVWARASEDRAQNITQFLTRFSTNGRFLAALLVIALVPAVSEELVFRGVIQKNLVRWFSPHVGVWLGAAIFSAIHFQFFGFVPRFVLGLVLGYLYLWSGNILVSMAAHFTQNAFQLLILYLTQHGHFGWGFDPDATEALPWWLVVPSALLSVGLLYFLQERMSAPAAPTHMLTLSHRGIEVRSPKPSA, from the coding sequence ATGAAAGGTTTCCTGCCCCGTGCACTGCACCCTGGCCTTCAGATATTGATGCTGCTGGTGCTGCTGGTGGCCGGCGCCTGCGTGGGCTACGCCGTGATATTTGCCTGGGCCAAGGTTGGGTTTGGGCTCTCGGTGCCGGAAGTGAGCAAGGTGATGACCTACCCCGCGGCCTTCCCACAAGGCTGGGGCCTGCTGATGATGGCACAGGGGGTGCTGTTGTTTTCGGCTTGCGCGGGTGGCGCGCTGGCGCTGGCCTCGGCCTTGGGCTACAGCTGGGCCGAGTACTTCAACCCCCGGCGGCTGGGCGCGGGCTGGTGGCTGGTGGCCGCGGCCTTGCTCATTGTGGTCATTTTGCCCTTCATGTCCACCCTCATTGCCTGGAATGCGGCTGTGCATTTCCCCGCTGTACTGCACGAGTTTGAGGTGTGGGCCCGGGCCAGCGAAGACCGCGCCCAGAACATCACCCAGTTTCTCACGCGCTTCAGCACCAACGGGCGTTTCCTGGCGGCGCTTTTGGTCATTGCGCTGGTGCCGGCCGTGAGCGAGGAGCTGGTGTTTCGCGGCGTGATTCAGAAAAACCTGGTGCGCTGGTTTTCGCCGCACGTGGGTGTGTGGCTGGGGGCGGCCATTTTCAGCGCCATTCACTTTCAGTTTTTTGGGTTTGTGCCCCGGTTTGTGCTGGGGCTGGTGTTGGGCTATTTGTACCTCTGGAGCGGCAATATTCTGGTGAGCATGGCCGCGCACTTCACCCAGAATGCCTTTCAGCTTCTGATTCTGTACCTCACCCAGCACGGCCATTTCGGCTGGGGCTTCGACCCCGATGCCACCGAGGCGCTGCCGTGGTGGCTGGTGGTGCCGTCGGCGCTGCTCAGCGTGGGGCTGCTTTATTTTCTGCAGGAGCGCATGAGCGCACCGGCCGCTCCCACCCACATGCTCACGCTTAGCCACCGCGGCATCGAGGTGCGCAGCCCCAAGCCCTCGGCCTAG
- a CDS encoding phosphatidate cytidylyltransferase: MSDSTPPITPVSPAPTDTKPGPSNLRLRVIYGVIGAALLLGSVWFSPWTFGLFFAFVQAVMLWEFYRMMRGSGLHPAGVLGIGTGWLLFVGTFWFAHTGYGPSGLVDSLESFFSAINGLYLRLLWSGLAVLVPVLLVLRELLLWPRYPSPFGNVGAALAGLFYIGLPMALLPLLAQGEGGYDYRRIFALLFLIWASDIGAYAAGRTLGKHKMAPNISPGKTWEGWVGGFLLTLAVGWALGYLLPDMPLVHRLAAAGVVAIFAPIGDLAESMLKRSMGVKDSGSIMPGHGGLLDRFDAFLLVLPMLALLQLLAG, translated from the coding sequence TTGTCCGATTCTACGCCTCCGATTACCCCTGTTTCACCTGCTCCCACCGATACCAAGCCTGGCCCCAGCAACCTGCGCCTGCGGGTCATCTACGGCGTAATTGGCGCCGCGCTGCTGCTGGGCAGCGTCTGGTTTAGCCCCTGGACGTTTGGGCTGTTTTTCGCCTTTGTGCAGGCGGTGATGCTGTGGGAGTTCTACCGGATGATGCGGGGCAGCGGCTTGCACCCCGCCGGGGTGTTGGGCATCGGCACTGGGTGGCTGCTGTTTGTGGGCACGTTCTGGTTTGCGCACACCGGGTACGGCCCATCCGGCTTGGTCGATTCGTTGGAATCGTTCTTTAGCGCCATCAACGGCTTGTACCTACGCCTGCTCTGGTCGGGCTTGGCGGTGCTGGTTCCGGTGCTACTGGTGCTGCGGGAGCTGCTGCTCTGGCCGCGCTATCCCAGCCCTTTTGGCAACGTGGGCGCGGCCCTGGCAGGCCTGTTTTACATTGGGCTGCCCATGGCCTTGCTGCCGCTGCTGGCCCAGGGCGAAGGCGGCTACGACTACCGCCGCATATTCGCCCTGCTCTTCCTCATCTGGGCTTCTGACATTGGCGCGTATGCCGCCGGCCGAACCCTGGGCAAGCACAAAATGGCCCCCAACATCTCGCCCGGCAAAACCTGGGAAGGCTGGGTGGGCGGTTTTCTGCTCACTCTGGCCGTGGGGTGGGCGCTGGGCTACCTATTGCCCGATATGCCGCTGGTCCACCGGCTGGCTGCGGCGGGCGTGGTGGCCATTTTTGCCCCCATTGGTGATCTGGCCGAATCCATGCTCAAGCGCAGCATGGGCGTGAAGGATTCGGGCAGCATTATGCCCGGCCACGGCGGCCTGCTCGACCGGTTCGATGCCTTCCTGCTGGTGCTGCCCATGCTGGCGCTGCTGCAGCTGCTGGCGGGGTAA
- a CDS encoding Glu/Leu/Phe/Val family dehydrogenase, producing the protein MATHTVYKEPAPIMDRENPLESMMSRFNIAADILGLDDATYNVLKAPDKQVIVNIPVTMDDGNIRVFEGYRVIHNTILGPSKGGIRYDVNVHLDEVKALAAWMTWKCAVVDIPYGGAKGGIICDPTKMSAGEIERMTRGYTLALKDIFGPDRDIPAPDMGTGPREMAWLMDEFSKTNGMTSPAVVTGKPLVMGGSLGRTEATGRGVMVSALAALKKLGLKPTDVSAAIQGFGNVGSWAAILLHAQGVKIKGVSDISGAYWNEAGINIDEAVAYKNAHNGRLEGFEGATPMDPNDLLISDVDMIVPAAVEDVITEHNAHKIKAKLIVEGANGPTSASADPIINEKGIMVVPDILANSGGVTVSYFEWVQNKQGFKWSLDMVTERADRIMSDAFEKVYQTSQKYKIPMRIAAYVVAIDKVAQTYKFRGGF; encoded by the coding sequence ATGGCAACCCATACCGTGTATAAAGAGCCGGCTCCGATAATGGACCGCGAAAATCCGCTCGAATCGATGATGTCGCGCTTCAACATTGCGGCGGACATTCTGGGGCTCGACGATGCAACGTACAACGTGCTCAAAGCACCGGATAAGCAAGTGATTGTGAATATTCCGGTGACGATGGACGACGGCAATATCCGGGTTTTTGAGGGCTACCGCGTTATTCACAACACAATTCTGGGGCCGAGCAAAGGCGGTATTCGTTACGACGTAAACGTGCACCTCGACGAGGTGAAGGCCCTCGCGGCCTGGATGACCTGGAAGTGCGCCGTGGTTGACATCCCGTACGGCGGAGCAAAAGGCGGCATCATCTGTGACCCCACCAAAATGAGCGCCGGCGAGATTGAGCGCATGACCCGCGGCTATACCCTGGCCCTGAAGGACATCTTCGGCCCCGACCGCGACATTCCGGCTCCCGATATGGGCACCGGTCCCCGCGAAATGGCCTGGCTGATGGACGAATTCTCCAAGACCAACGGCATGACCTCGCCGGCTGTGGTAACGGGCAAGCCCCTGGTAATGGGCGGCTCGCTGGGCCGCACCGAGGCCACCGGCCGCGGCGTAATGGTATCGGCCCTGGCCGCCCTCAAAAAGCTGGGCCTGAAGCCGACCGACGTATCGGCGGCCATCCAAGGCTTTGGCAACGTGGGTTCCTGGGCAGCGATTCTGCTACATGCTCAGGGCGTTAAAATCAAGGGCGTATCCGACATCTCGGGCGCTTACTGGAACGAGGCCGGCATCAACATCGACGAGGCAGTAGCTTACAAAAACGCTCACAACGGCCGCCTCGAAGGCTTCGAAGGCGCCACGCCGATGGACCCCAACGACCTGCTGATATCCGACGTGGACATGATTGTGCCCGCCGCGGTTGAGGACGTGATTACGGAGCACAACGCCCACAAAATCAAAGCCAAGCTGATTGTGGAAGGCGCCAACGGCCCCACCTCGGCCTCGGCCGACCCGATTATTAACGAGAAGGGCATCATGGTGGTGCCGGACATCCTCGCCAACTCTGGGGGCGTTACGGTGTCGTACTTCGAGTGGGTGCAGAACAAGCAGGGCTTCAAATGGAGCCTGGACATGGTGACCGAGCGCGCCGACCGCATCATGTCGGATGCGTTTGAGAAAGTGTACCAGACCAGCCAGAAATACAAGATTCCGATGCGCATCGCGGCCTACGTCGTGGCCATCGACAAAGTAGCCCAGACCTACAAGTTCCGCGGCGGCTTCTAA
- a CDS encoding phosphatidylserine decarboxylase family protein: MKIHKEGRRILFVTLLVLLALNLLVFQFNKGADLVNRLFAGATVIVFLLILQFFRSPFRHLFTHEDLLLAPADGKVVVIENVFEPEYFEDERKQISIFMSPINVHVTRNPISGIVKYFKYHPGNYLVAWHPKSSSQNERTTVVVESDAGPLVLFRQIAGAMARRIVWYVNEGDEVSQGEEFGFIKFGSRVDVFVPLDTEVKVELGQKVKGGETVICQLKVQ, translated from the coding sequence ATGAAGATTCACAAAGAAGGAAGACGTATCCTATTCGTCACGCTGCTGGTTTTGCTGGCGCTCAACTTATTGGTATTTCAGTTTAATAAGGGTGCCGACTTGGTGAACCGGCTATTTGCCGGGGCCACGGTCATTGTCTTCTTGTTGATTCTGCAGTTTTTTCGGAGTCCGTTCCGCCACCTGTTCACCCACGAAGACCTGCTGCTGGCCCCCGCCGATGGCAAGGTGGTGGTGATTGAAAACGTGTTCGAGCCCGAGTATTTTGAGGATGAGCGCAAGCAAATCAGCATCTTCATGTCGCCCATCAACGTGCACGTGACGCGCAACCCGATTTCGGGCATCGTGAAATACTTCAAGTACCACCCCGGCAACTACCTAGTGGCCTGGCACCCCAAAAGCAGCTCGCAGAACGAGCGCACCACCGTGGTGGTAGAAAGCGACGCCGGCCCGCTGGTGCTGTTCCGCCAGATTGCGGGGGCCATGGCCCGCCGCATCGTGTGGTACGTGAACGAAGGCGACGAAGTGAGCCAGGGCGAGGAGTTTGGCTTTATCAAGTTCGGCTCCCGCGTCGACGTCTTTGTGCCGCTCGATACCGAAGTAAAAGTGGAATTGGGCCAGAAAGTAAAAGGCGGGGAAACCGTGATTTGCCAGCTCAAAGTGCAGTAA
- a CDS encoding glutathionylspermidine synthase family protein, which produces MKINLLPLTGDVSPAVRALGWDWAIEEACQNYVAREAVQLSESEAETLLQAADTLYDMLVEAIPDPIPDALLQKLAIPANLWEVVRHSWHDERHWHLYGRFDLAMTPDGPKLLEFNADTATSLPETAVVQWASLVAAGQSDEGRQANGLFECLEDQFRHWRALSNDRQATLLLVYLPGSAEDEANCAVLAEAARAARFADVHICPIDDMKVSVQGEDRGIWAETAPAQWQRFDFLFKLVPWEILAEEEPELTADLRQLQLTRNVVIANPAYCLLFQSKGLLAHLWDVFPHHPLLLEASLAALPGHHVRKPFYGREGQNVAEIQPNGTASLEVPGEFAHQPSLYQRWAELPTDAQGRLYQAGVFWAGEACAIGFRREAGLITNLSEFVPHLLG; this is translated from the coding sequence ATGAAAATTAACCTCCTCCCGCTCACTGGCGATGTCTCGCCGGCCGTGCGCGCCCTCGGCTGGGACTGGGCCATTGAGGAAGCCTGCCAGAACTACGTGGCGCGCGAAGCCGTGCAGCTCTCCGAGAGTGAAGCCGAAACCCTACTGCAGGCCGCCGACACGCTTTACGACATGCTGGTGGAGGCCATTCCCGACCCAATACCGGATGCGTTGCTGCAGAAGCTGGCCATCCCCGCCAACTTGTGGGAGGTGGTGCGCCACTCCTGGCACGACGAGCGCCACTGGCACCTCTACGGCCGGTTCGACCTGGCAATGACGCCGGACGGCCCCAAGCTGCTGGAGTTCAATGCCGACACGGCCACCAGCCTGCCCGAAACGGCCGTGGTGCAGTGGGCCAGCCTGGTAGCGGCCGGCCAGTCCGACGAAGGCCGCCAGGCCAATGGCTTATTTGAGTGCCTCGAAGACCAGTTCCGCCACTGGCGCGCCCTCAGCAACGACCGGCAAGCCACGCTCCTGCTCGTGTACTTGCCGGGCAGCGCCGAAGACGAAGCCAACTGCGCCGTGCTGGCCGAAGCTGCCCGCGCCGCCCGCTTTGCCGACGTGCACATCTGCCCCATCGACGACATGAAGGTTTCGGTGCAGGGCGAAGACCGCGGTATCTGGGCCGAAACTGCCCCGGCGCAGTGGCAGCGGTTCGACTTTCTGTTCAAACTCGTGCCGTGGGAAATCCTGGCCGAAGAAGAACCCGAGCTCACCGCCGACCTCAGGCAGCTACAGCTCACGCGCAACGTGGTGATTGCCAACCCGGCCTACTGCCTGCTTTTCCAGAGCAAAGGCCTGCTGGCACATCTCTGGGACGTATTTCCACACCACCCGCTGCTGCTCGAAGCCAGCCTGGCTGCCCTGCCGGGGCACCACGTGCGCAAGCCTTTTTATGGGCGCGAGGGCCAGAACGTGGCGGAAATCCAGCCCAACGGCACCGCCAGCCTGGAAGTACCGGGCGAGTTTGCCCACCAGCCTTCGCTTTATCAGCGGTGGGCTGAGTTGCCCACCGATGCGCAAGGGCGCTTGTACCAGGCGGGCGTTTTCTGGGCGGGCGAGGCCTGCGCCATTGGCTTTCGGCGCGAGGCGGGCTTGATTACCAACCTCTCCGAGTTTGTGCCGCACCTGCTGGGCTGA
- a CDS encoding GAF domain-containing protein, which yields MAENLTLDTTLTKAEQYQQLLPQIEALTTGEPDLTANLANTAAALRQAFGFFWVGFYLVKGDELVLGPFQGPIACTRIRHGKGVCGASWAQAQTMLVPDVDAFPGHIACSSDSKSEIVVPILKDGRVVAVLDVDSDQLNDFDQADQAALEQLMQLAAQWF from the coding sequence ATGGCTGAAAACCTCACCCTCGACACCACGCTCACCAAAGCCGAGCAATACCAGCAGCTGCTGCCACAAATCGAAGCCCTCACCACCGGCGAGCCGGACCTGACCGCCAACCTGGCCAATACCGCGGCGGCGCTGCGGCAGGCCTTCGGGTTTTTCTGGGTAGGCTTCTACCTGGTGAAAGGCGATGAGCTGGTGCTGGGCCCCTTCCAGGGCCCGATTGCGTGCACCCGCATTCGACACGGCAAGGGCGTGTGCGGCGCCAGCTGGGCGCAGGCCCAAACCATGCTGGTGCCCGACGTAGACGCCTTCCCCGGCCACATTGCCTGCAGCTCCGATTCTAAATCGGAAATTGTGGTGCCCATTCTGAAAGACGGCCGCGTGGTAGCCGTGCTCGATGTGGACAGCGACCAGCTCAACGACTTCGACCAAGCCGACCAGGCGGCGCTGGAGCAGCTCATGCAGCTGGCAGCCCAGTGGTTTTAA
- the ribD gene encoding bifunctional diaminohydroxyphosphoribosylaminopyrimidine deaminase/5-amino-6-(5-phosphoribosylamino)uracil reductase RibD, which translates to MKPDDALFMRRALDLAHLGTGYARPNPLVGCVATHQGRIIGEGWHRQYGGPHAEVNALAAVADQALLRESRVYVTLEPCAHHGKTPPCADLLIAKGVPEVVICNEDPFPLVAGRGIDKLRAAGVRVETGLLAPEGRWLNRRFFKFHEQKRPYLVLKWAETADGFLAGRYFQPVQISSPQAGLLTHQWRAEEQAILVGTRTALHDNPRLNVRDWPGPQPTRLVIDKNLSLPPTHNLLDGSQPTLIYTYRQPRHTTNLDLVTLSEADDLIPQVLADLYQRQILSVFVEGGPTVLNALINAGLWDEIRVFRAPMQLGQGIAAPRVGLGHLRSRENVGPDELFWYVNDK; encoded by the coding sequence ATGAAACCAGACGACGCCCTTTTCATGCGCCGCGCCCTCGATTTGGCGCACCTCGGCACCGGTTACGCGCGGCCCAACCCGCTAGTGGGCTGCGTGGCCACGCACCAGGGCCGCATCATTGGCGAGGGCTGGCACCGGCAGTACGGCGGGCCCCACGCCGAAGTAAACGCGCTGGCCGCGGTAGCCGACCAGGCCTTGTTGCGCGAAAGCCGCGTGTACGTGACCCTGGAGCCCTGCGCCCACCACGGCAAAACGCCGCCCTGCGCCGACTTGCTCATTGCCAAGGGCGTGCCCGAGGTGGTTATCTGCAACGAGGACCCGTTCCCGCTGGTAGCCGGCCGCGGCATAGATAAGTTGCGCGCCGCTGGCGTGCGGGTAGAAACCGGGCTGCTGGCCCCGGAAGGCCGGTGGCTCAACCGCCGGTTCTTCAAATTCCACGAGCAGAAGCGCCCTTACCTGGTGCTGAAGTGGGCCGAAACTGCCGATGGCTTTCTGGCCGGGCGGTATTTCCAGCCCGTGCAAATCAGCAGCCCGCAGGCAGGCTTGCTCACCCACCAGTGGCGGGCCGAGGAACAGGCCATTTTGGTGGGCACGCGCACGGCCCTGCACGACAACCCCCGCCTGAACGTGCGCGACTGGCCTGGCCCCCAGCCCACGCGCCTCGTTATCGACAAAAACCTGAGCTTGCCGCCCACGCACAACCTGCTCGACGGCTCGCAGCCCACCCTTATCTACACCTACCGGCAGCCCCGCCACACCACCAACCTCGACCTGGTCACGCTATCCGAAGCCGACGACCTGATTCCCCAGGTGCTGGCCGACTTGTATCAGCGCCAGATTCTATCCGTCTTTGTCGAAGGCGGGCCCACGGTTCTGAATGCACTGATAAACGCCGGGCTCTGGGACGAGATTCGGGTGTTCCGGGCGCCGATGCAGCTCGGCCAGGGCATTGCGGCGCCCCGGGTTGGGCTGGGCCATTTGCGCAGCCGCGAGAACGTTGGGCCCGATGAACTGTTCTGGTACGTGAATGATAAATAA
- the prmC gene encoding peptide chain release factor N(5)-glutamine methyltransferase has product MTVREFTTALANALQPTYPEREAQAIATLVVEYLLDMDSLQRMMDAQETVPPEALAALPALQERLLAHEPVQYVLGQAFFGEMTLEVTPATLIPRPETEELVRVITLEQQGRPGLHVLDVGTGSGCLAIALADALPQVDVLAVDISEAALAVARRNAARYAPTVVFQQVDILQSLPAGVAPGTLDVLVSNPPYVRESERPLMRDNVLAWEPATALFVPDDDPLLFYRRLRDLGHELLRPGGGLYLEINEALGPDTAALLIEHGYADVRVLADMFGKPRIVRGTRA; this is encoded by the coding sequence ATGACCGTCCGCGAATTCACCACTGCCCTAGCCAACGCGCTGCAACCCACTTATCCCGAGCGCGAAGCCCAGGCCATTGCCACGCTGGTGGTGGAGTACCTGCTCGATATGGACTCGCTGCAGCGGATGATGGACGCCCAGGAAACCGTGCCGCCCGAAGCCCTGGCGGCGCTGCCGGCCCTGCAGGAGCGGCTGCTGGCTCACGAGCCGGTGCAGTACGTGCTGGGCCAGGCGTTTTTTGGCGAAATGACCCTGGAAGTAACCCCGGCCACGCTCATCCCGCGCCCCGAAACCGAAGAGCTGGTGCGGGTGATAACCCTGGAACAGCAGGGCCGCCCCGGCCTCCACGTACTCGACGTGGGCACCGGTTCGGGGTGCTTGGCCATTGCCCTGGCCGATGCCCTGCCCCAGGTCGATGTGCTGGCGGTGGATATTTCGGAAGCGGCCCTGGCCGTAGCGCGCCGCAACGCCGCCCGCTATGCCCCCACGGTGGTCTTTCAGCAAGTAGATATCTTACAAAGCCTGCCCGCCGGAGTGGCTCCGGGCACGCTGGATGTGCTGGTAAGCAATCCGCCCTATGTACGCGAAAGCGAGCGGCCCCTGATGCGGGATAACGTACTGGCCTGGGAGCCCGCCACCGCCCTGTTTGTGCCCGACGATGACCCGCTGCTCTTCTACCGCCGCCTGCGCGACCTGGGCCACGAGCTGCTGCGGCCCGGGGGTGGGTTGTACCTGGAAATCAACGAAGCCCTGGGCCCCGACACCGCGGCCCTGCTCATCGAGCACGGCTACGCGGACGTGCGCGTGCTGGCCGATATGTTCGGCAAGCCCCGAATTGTGCGCGGCACCCGCGCCTAA
- a CDS encoding catalase, whose protein sequence is MSQEQDQTRGANAGENGTAVTGAGSSQDGRLAAGENANTLTTRQGHPVYDNQNLRTVGNRGPATLENYQFLEKISHFDRERVPERVVHARGAGAHGIFEAYGKVGDEAIDKYTRAKLFNTPGKETPVFVRFSTVGHGGHSPETLRDPRGFAVKFYTEDGNWDLVGNNLKVFFIRDALKFPDLIHSQKPDPVTNRQSGERIFDFICNTPEAMHMVSFLFSPWGIPANYRQMQGSGVNTYKWVNKEGVGVLVKYHWEPLQGIKNLTQPEAEAIQAKNFNHATQDLYEAIKAGNFPQWELRVQIMSDDEHPELDFDPLDDTKIWPEDQFPHLPVGKMTLNKNPENYFAEVEQAAFGTGVLVDGLDFSDDKMLQGRTFSYSDTQRYRVGTNYLQLPINAPKKHVATNQRDGQMAYHVDSAPGQNLHVNYEPSSLQGLKESPRAGAEHMPAYEGRLVRQAIDRTNNFKQAGERYRLHEEWERNDLINNMTGALADAAQVIQDKMIDLCSQCDADWGRRLAEGLQNARNGNAGATQANESKASAAVHEAEAIAHDAKPY, encoded by the coding sequence ATGAGTCAAGAGCAAGACCAGACGCGCGGCGCCAACGCCGGCGAAAACGGTACGGCCGTGACCGGAGCGGGCAGCTCGCAGGACGGCCGTTTGGCTGCCGGCGAAAACGCCAACACGCTGACCACCCGCCAGGGCCACCCCGTCTACGACAACCAGAACCTGCGCACCGTGGGCAACCGCGGCCCGGCCACCCTGGAGAACTACCAGTTCCTGGAGAAAATCAGCCACTTCGACCGCGAGCGGGTGCCCGAGCGGGTGGTGCACGCCCGCGGCGCGGGTGCCCACGGCATCTTCGAAGCCTACGGCAAAGTGGGCGACGAGGCCATTGACAAGTACACCCGCGCCAAGCTGTTCAACACGCCCGGCAAGGAAACCCCAGTGTTTGTGCGCTTCTCCACGGTGGGCCACGGCGGCCACTCGCCCGAAACCCTGCGCGACCCGCGCGGCTTCGCGGTAAAATTCTACACCGAAGACGGCAACTGGGACCTGGTGGGCAACAACCTGAAGGTGTTCTTCATCCGCGACGCCCTCAAGTTCCCGGACCTGATTCACTCGCAGAAGCCCGACCCGGTAACCAACCGCCAGAGCGGCGAACGGATTTTCGACTTTATCTGCAACACGCCCGAGGCCATGCACATGGTGTCGTTCCTGTTCTCGCCCTGGGGCATTCCGGCCAACTACCGCCAGATGCAAGGCTCCGGCGTGAACACCTATAAGTGGGTGAACAAAGAAGGCGTGGGCGTGCTGGTGAAGTACCACTGGGAGCCCCTGCAAGGCATCAAGAACCTCACGCAGCCCGAAGCCGAAGCCATTCAGGCCAAGAACTTCAACCACGCCACCCAGGATTTGTACGAGGCCATCAAGGCCGGCAACTTCCCGCAGTGGGAGCTTCGCGTGCAGATTATGAGCGACGACGAGCACCCGGAGCTGGACTTCGACCCGCTGGATGACACCAAAATCTGGCCCGAAGACCAGTTCCCACACCTGCCCGTGGGCAAGATGACGCTGAACAAAAACCCCGAAAACTACTTCGCCGAAGTAGAGCAGGCCGCGTTCGGTACCGGCGTCCTGGTCGACGGCCTCGACTTCTCGGATGATAAGATGCTGCAGGGCCGCACCTTCTCGTACTCTGACACCCAACGCTACCGCGTGGGCACCAACTACTTGCAGCTGCCCATCAACGCGCCCAAAAAGCACGTGGCCACCAACCAGCGCGATGGCCAGATGGCCTACCACGTAGACTCGGCCCCCGGCCAGAACCTGCACGTGAACTACGAGCCCAGCAGCCTGCAGGGCCTGAAAGAGTCGCCCCGCGCCGGTGCCGAGCACATGCCGGCGTACGAAGGCCGCCTGGTGCGCCAGGCCATCGACCGCACCAACAACTTCAAGCAAGCCGGTGAGCGCTACCGCCTGCACGAAGAATGGGAGCGCAACGACCTCATCAACAACATGACCGGCGCCCTCGCCGACGCCGCCCAGGTCATCCAGGACAAGATGATTGACCTCTGCAGCCAGTGCGACGCCGATTGGGGCCGTCGCCTGGCCGAGGGCCTGCAAAACGCCCGCAACGGTAACGCCGGCGCCACGCAAGCCAACGAAAGCAAAGCCTCGGCCGCCGTGCATGAAGCCGAAGCCATTGCACACGACGCCAAGCCGTATTAA